Below is a window of Vigna radiata var. radiata cultivar VC1973A unplaced genomic scaffold, Vradiata_ver6 scaffold_380, whole genome shotgun sequence DNA.
ATTAACAGAAAGGATTGgattgaaaggaaaagaaacttattgtatttttttactaCATTTGACAATTTGATCCGattgataatatttaaacaaattatatgtTGACATAAATGTCAATCTTTTTTTATGTCCCTTTTAGTTTATGAACTTTTTCTTGATTTGGATTTTGGTCCACACTTTAATATATTCCATTCATGTAGAGTTTAACCGATGTAATTTTTTTGCTCCGTATTTGTTAAAGTATTGAgcctattattttaaattattgaagcATTATTTTCCATTCAAAGTTCGTAAGGAATTATACATTATTgcttattttatccttttattatCCGGCTACCAGAGGTGGTGGCGGAATCAACGTGGGAACTGAACTTGTAGTATCTATCTCgttctaaattttaatgaataaaattgttcttatttgtttaagaaaaatatcttttacaatcacgatttgtaaataaataaaaaaaaacactacttTACCACTctcttttttcaataataataataataataataatattatttattattattattattgacgtGTGCTAATACGGTATTATCCTATACCTTAGTCAATTTTGGATATTTTGTATGTATAAACATAACATAACTTCTATAAAGAATGGGTTTTGAATGTGAAATAGTAGCATATCTGTAACCTCAACTTGGATAACCATAATTGGAACCCGCTTCCCTCTCTCTTTCTGTCTTTGTGGGCGTGTTCGTTCTATCGATAACACCATTTTAGGTTAACAAACTTTTGAACACGCCTTCCATTTGAGAAAAATTCCCATTCTCAGGCTTTCCTGCAAGTGTCATAccagaagaaattaaaacagGGCACCTCCAAAATGCTACCTGTTTCTCACCCCATGTCACCCCAATGCTCTTTCCTCCGTCATTAACCCCTTACCACTGCTTAAAATGGATGAAGATAAAGAGGAAATCGtgaatatttgaacattattcCTAAACACAAATGTCTGGGTCTGATCCTAGTCCTGGGCGCACGTTCATATGGATCATAACTGGTCTTTTGTTCATCTCTATAGTAGCAGGAGGTGCATGCCTTGTAGCATACCTGCTCCTTCCTGAATCAGAAACATCATCCTCTTGGATACCAGAAATAGGGGTGGCATTGGTTTGCCTACCATGGCTCTTTTGGTTGCTCACCTTCTTTTACAGAGTTTTGTCAAGAACTTTTGGATGTAGAGTTACAATCGGCGGAGTTGGAAGTGCAGATGTGGAGGTCGCATGTCGTGCAAAAGGTGCTGCTAACTTAAACAGGGATTCATCCGTTGCCTCACACGAGAGTGAAATGGCACTTGCAAAATCTATGGCCTCATGATCATAATTCTCTTCGACTTTGCATGTTATGGcctttaccttttcttttacGTTCACCTTCTCTTCTCTGGGTTGCGAGGGAtccatgcatgcatgcatgtcCTACTCACACGTCAATGACACATAATTTTCactcaaaacttttttttttttctttctgtataTAGCTTTTAGGAAActttttacatatatatgaaGAATTGTAAATTTCAACGAGACTCTCATTGCCTTCTTTTTCTAgttctttttttccttctttgaaATACGTAGTTCTTGTTGGTTCTTTAGTATCCTTCCTGTTAGCAAAAGTTTATGATTGTTTCcgttctctttcttcttctttttcattcattttgatTTAGTTTGTTTCATCAAGGGGAACAAAGACGAACAAATGTTCATTTGTGTAactgtaatttcatttttcattaacaGAAACATCATGCATATGCAGTTGTGCCACTGGACTAATGAAAaccaaagaagaaacaaatGGAAACGAATTAATTGAAAGTTGTTACCAGAAAAGGAGTCATTATATGcctaaattattatatatcctTCTTCTGAACAACAATTTCATCGTTGCTGCAATGTCATTCATGACATTTTCAAAACCACGATTCCAAAGTAAACATTACCATCTCACAATCTTTGTTTTATGTTCCCCTTTTCCtgttcaaatttatatatgtaataataaatatacaacgTTAATTCTAGTTActcacaaattaattaattttttcttagttacttttttttcttttataattttctctgGTTTGCTTTATACAtctaattacataatttattattatgagaTAAATAGTTGAAGTTCAGCAAAAACTTACTTTTAACATGATTTCTAATCTctcaattataacaaataactaaaatgtgtaaatgaaaatttgatCAGACCAACACAAATACAGGTTATAATATCGCCAATCCAATGTCTATattcaagaaaaaacaaacGTAAAAAATACTAGTgatagttttataaataaaataagggttaaatatgtttttgatccataaacttttagtgaaaattggaattagtccttCTACAAAACTTTGGTCTAaattagtccttcaactttagaaatgtatgaatttagtcattttaactaaattttgttagttttatttgatgtttcaaacacatttcatgatagcatttgggttgtttacactgtatgacacatttttgcttcaatattaacaATAGAAAAGcatttgaaatatcaaataaagttaacaaaatttggttaaaatgactaaattcatacatttctaaagttaagagactaaattaggtcaaagttttgaagagggactaattccaattttcaccgAAAGTTAAggaaccaaaaacatatttaacccataaaataattaataaatttgacgTCGACTTTCTACTACACAAATGTCTATGGGTGATTTGATATCCGCTCCTTGTATTTGACAACCAATGACATTATTCCTTCACTTATATGATgtcaaatgattttaaaacattaaaaaacctaacatagaaaataatttgattatatgggtcGATTTTCTTGAGATTGATATACCTAGTTGAGAGATACATGAAGATTTTAAAAGGATATGTCAAGAATCAATAGCGATCGAAAgtttcaattataaaatgacACATTCTATACGAAGCCACTGAATTATGCTCAAGTTATATGCTAAGTTATGAACCAGTTGGAGTTCCTAATGCTTTGTTCGTTTGATAAGATTTGTAAGAGATGATTTGGGAGAAATGATTTaaatggatttgagggtaatttttttgttgtttttttgagtggatttgtgggtaattgagagtggatttgagggtaaagtttgtgagaattaggataagatttgattgatttgaaagatttaaaaaattaatttaattggtaaaaattaaagattactaaaatgcccctagttattaaaataatataaaatataagataaaatttaaaaataaaacaaaaatataagaaaatttaaaaataaaacaaaaatataagataaaatttaaaaataaaaaaaaatataagaaaatttaaaaataaaacaaaaatatcttctacttttattttgataaaccCCTAAAAGGAAATTGAACAAAGGCAACGAACACACACTGCACGGCGCAACCATGGATTTCGACTTCCCGAACAAAGCGCTGATGAGCACGCGTTTTTTGGACCTGAATCTTCCCCTTTCCGACCTCGTTCTCCAAGCGCTATCACAAGTACTTTCCATGTGTCCACAAAGTTTAGCTCGGAAGGTGCGTTGAGGTGCTTTTGTTTGGGAATATCTTCCCGGAGAACGAATTCCATTGTTGCTTCCAAACGAGCAAGGCCACCTTCGACACCATCTGTCAGCATCTCGACTCCGTCATCACCAAATATAAACATCAATGTGTATTTAAACGCGTATTTCCTTACGAGGGTAAAAACGAGATTTCAACGTAAATCATCTCAAATCTTCGCATCTTAGCGGGTGACCGAAAAAGTAAGAAACTCACAAATCCATCCAAATCGGCGCTCGCAAATCTGAGCAATCGAACATGATACCTTCCACAAATCCACGCTCTCATTTGCTCGTAAATAGTACAATCAGTTGAAACGAACACAGTGTAAGAGTAGACATGAAGGTAAGTTTGGAGGTAAGGGTGCTCGAGGAGTGAAGATTGAAAATGTTAGTAGAAAAGAAGTTCACCAAGCTCATTTATACATCTTAAAAAACACTATCAAAGTGATTTCTTACATTTTACAACATAATGATAAAATCAAGTATGCACACCCACAAATGAGTGAAAAACGAACacttaataaacataataaaactttcttaccatgatttaagaaaaaatttaagcGATTCCAAATGTTTCTAAAACCCTATTAAGACTAATTCGTGGGTCGAATGTCATTGTGGTCATATGTGGCGACTACTATATATTCAAAGATGGAAGATGACAAAAGTATAGTTCAAAATAATGAGATTATGCTTCAAGCTAAGACTATATGCTTTGTCAATTCTAAGAACAAAAATCCAATTACGACATTCATGAGTTACTTTAGAATAATGCAAGAAATATGAGAAGTTGACGATAAGTTTTAGATTGTCAACTTTTAAGTGTAAATGAGTTTATATCAATTTAGGTGTGGAAAGAGATGACCGCGATTTTACTTTAATGGATCTTAACAAGATGAGTTATACGAACAAACAATTTATTATGGCTAGTCAAACAAGACAAATATTCTGCCATGGACGTAGTCGATGACATCCATGCCATTCGAAGTGATCACAATGAAGGCATAGGGAAAAAATAATACCCTAATAggtgtttatttattaatattgtcacatttacaaatttttatttttcttgttttaaccTTATAAAGCTAATTGATTATATTCTTCTTATCTACATTTACTACCAATGTGTTTTCAAGTATGACAAGCTCTGAATTAGGAAAGAGGCGACTTGATTTATCTATGACACGGTTTACAAATGTCACAACCCGACGAATAAAGAGGTTAGTGGTTGAGATTGATCCTCAATTAGATACACCTAAATGCCTATATGCATGTCTTTTTTGTGATTGCATCTTGGGATGACTGGAGATAGAGAAGAACCTCCTATATGTTTACTTAAAACATATATAGTATTTAATATGTTTACTTAATTCATTAacatctttttgtttttaatagaaaaacttTGTCATTCCAAATATTGAGCAAATTAGGATGAATGTGTTATCTCACATAATCATCAAATGGAGGAACTTCGAGACAAGGCTCATACGTCTTTATGTGTTCGGAGACAAGCAACATGATACTCATtgtaataagtaaaaaataactaaGGAGGAATGCATGCAATTTCGTGCATTTAGAGAGTCTAAGGATTGACAAGtttgtttcttaaattttgtttatagtCACACAAGTCATACATTTGtgatttatagttattaatttatgttatgTGTGATAGGAAAAAAGGATAATAGCCCAACAAAGACAAAAGCTCAATGATGCGCCACATATACTCTCGCGAGGTGGCTATGCATTATTGGATAAATGATTGAGAAAATCTACTTCAAAGGCTTTAGGACTTGAGTCTCCTGACCTAGTACTTGAACCTCCTAGATACGAGACATGGAAGATTGCTTGGACTAAGTTTGATGGGCACATGACATCACAATCAACTCAagtgatatatgaaaatataataagtataaaccctaaaccctaaacccaaaaccataGTTCACATGAAGTTTATGATTAAACTAGATTATGTGGTGCAAGATGAGTTAGTTGAGTAAGATACTTAGGGACAATATACTCACAACGATCATTGGTGGATCCACGGATAGGTGACGAGATTATAATGGTGGTTTGAATGCTCTTGTTGGCCGAAATTGAATCTGGGAAGACTCACTTGCAAAAGGTTCTGACATTCAAATCAGTAAGTGAGTTTGGATCTTTATGAATATAGTAGTGAGTATGAGTGATTTGTAAGTGAATATCCATTGGAAAGTACAagttgtatttataaaattaacattgaTAGTAGACTTATGTTATCATTAGAATAATACTTAcctgaaatatataataatagaatgGTTAATAATAACACAATCATATctcatcataaataataatcataatattaaattgtCAAAATTAGTTATGATATGTGGATATTGTCACAAGAGACATAGATTTAGActattccaaaataaaaaggtttaataagTCGTATGATCTAATATGTCTATTGGATCGAATAAAAATAACTCCAAATCTAATATAATAGAAAGaaattagatattaatttaagttttacattgaacataaataaaaaaaaagttgaatattatataataatgaaaactcataaattcatgttttaaattaaggataatataatttttttataattggattatgtattatttattgtatGTCCTCTAAAAATTCTCTCTCGATAAATTCATTTTGTATCTGGAGAAGGAGGAATCCAAGTGTTATATTGAGCatgtcttttttttaatatgccATAGTATTTTTCAACTAAGATGATATGTGAAAAAAACCGTTCACatcaaagtaaaatataaacaacaagAAAGTGCtgtagttatttttaataaagattatTAGATTTTTTCAGTAGATTTagttgaataaataaaattttaaaaattgtaaaacaactcacaataacataaaagaaaatcattttcttttgattaaAAGTTATAACAAGAACTTATTTATTcagtgtatatatttatttactcaaTCAACCTAAATTTATAGATGATTTTTCTTACCTAAGATTTTTTAGATATTAAGATCCGTTAAGATTCTTCTGTTTGGTGCAAACGATatgagatttaaaaaaaaattaaataatttataataatgaaaaagtaaaaaaaatatatatacattgaaaatgaaattatatagcATTTCGATAGAATGACAACGTCAAATAGCAAGTGCAAGCAGAGGTAAAGCAAGAGCATGTTTCTTCCCTAACCttgttcaaattcaaaaattcTAAACGAAGCGGGAGAAGGAAAGACACAACAACAATGGCGAACAACAAGAGCTCCAAGAAACCAGTCAGTCTCAATGATAGTCACTATCGCTTCCTCCAAGAGCATTCCGCTCCCCCCAAACCATCTTCCAAACCTTTCGGTAACGTttcacttttttctcttttcttctttctttttctatttcaatttctttctcatcaACCTAACTCCTTTTTTTTCGCAGATGAAGGATCGATCAAATCCTCCGCGCGAAAACAGGAACACCATAACATTCCTCAATTCTCCGCAATCACCGACTTCGATTCTCCAATCGGTATTTTCATTCTATCATCCAGTCTCGCTGTTTACTTCTCACGCTTGTTCTCACCTTCTTATTACTGTTATGCTTAGCCTCGGAAGAGAAACACGAACCGGTCAAGGTACATGAAGAAGTTGTAGCTCCGTCCTACGATATTTCTACTACTGGTAAGCGTTATATTTTCTGCTTCACTTCAATCTGCAATCATCACCGTCCTTATAATCTGCCAAATTCGATTAATATTCGTATTATTAGGGCAAGACTCGGATAAGAAATACGAGCCAATCATCtttcaagaagaagaacaagaagaaggtTCGTCCGACGTGGTTATTTCTTCCACTAGTAAGTGTTATCTTAACTGGCTCACATTAATTTTCAATCAGTGCCGTAGTGGAAATCTAAATAATCGATTGTTTTGGTTGTTAGGGCAAAACTCGGATGAGAAACACGAACCGGCAttttttgaagaagaaactCCACCCGACGTGGTTGATTTTCCCCCTAGTAAGTGTTGTCTTCTCTGCCTCACTCTAACCTGCAGTCAGCACTGTTGTTAAAaatgttgttgctgttgttatatttttattttcagagGAAGAAAGGACGACAAAGATGAAAGTAAAGGGGCGGCGGCGCCTATGTAAGATTGTGCATGAAGACGCTGGAAAAAGCGTGGCGGTTGATGAGTCCAAGTTTGATGAACTGATCGACCTTGATTCACCGATTCCGGTGCCCAAAAACGTCGTCCAGATTGAGGAGAGTGGGGGCAAGAATGAAATCAGGGATATTTTGACTGAACTGAACGCCAAGTTTGAGTTGCTATCGGTTGAGAGGAAGCCGAGGCCGAAGCGTGTTGAGGGTTTGGTTGCAGGTAAAGAAAGTTACGATGATGAGGGTTTAGAGTATGGGAGTGCAGGGTCTTCGTTTTCTCCGCAGCAGGAGAGCTTGGCTGAGGATAATAAGAATGATGATGGCGACCGTATTGAGTATGATTCAGACGATTCGGTTCAAGTGATGGATAGTTTTGTGCCAGAGAATGATGGTTCAATAACTTTGACTGGACCCAGGTCAACCTTTAAGTTGCCTGCTAAAATTGCGAAAATGTTGTATCCACATCAGCGGGAGGGGTTGACGTGGCTCTGGTCTTTGCATAGTCTGGGAAAAGGGGGAATCTTGGGGGATGATATGGGTTTGGGGAAAACAATGCAGGTAAGGAAATGAATAGCAGAACCTTGAGAAATTGTATTTTGCAATAGCTGGTATATGATTGCTAATACTGGATAGTTCTTTCAGATCTGTGGCTTTCTAGCTGGACTGTTTCATTCTCGTTTAATAAGAAGGGCATTGGTTGTAGCTCCCAAAACATTATTGCCCCATTGGATCAAAGAATTGTCAGTAGTGGGTCTATCCGAGAAGACAAGAGAGTGAGGCTGCCTGATTTCATTCATCTGTGGTTTATCTATAACTTGCAATATTGAAACTTTTCTGCGCTAATAACAATAACTATTTGTCCTTTCCCGTAGATATTTTGGAACTTCTACAAAACTTAGAGAATATGAACTTCAGTACATACTTCAGGTTCTggttctttcttgtttttaaattaaactggAAATTTCTTGAAATTAAATTCTTCGGGCTATGTAATCTTTTTGTGTGTAACTCAAAACTGAGCTTAATAATTGGAAGGAAAAGAATTTTATGGTATGGTAGCTGCCTCAATGTATTAAGgaaaataatactaatttaaatttgGTTCACCGGTGGACTTTTAGTGAATTGATGGAGAATGGTGGTATTTTGACTTTTCTGAGTTGTTTCTGTCAACTTCATGCCTAATCTAGGACAAAGGAGTTCTTCTCACAACTTATGATATTGTCCGCAACAATTCTAAGTCCTTACGGGggagtaattatttaaatgatgaCGAAAGTGAAGATGATGCTACATGGGACTACATGATACTGGATGAGGTAAAAGTGAGCTTGTttcatttaaaacttatttaatattgGGTACTTGATCTGTTTACCTGCAGTTCATTAGCCTTTTCCTCAGTAGCTTTTGATCAATACTTGTATTTCCCATACATTAGCCTTTTCCTCAGTAGCTTTTGATCAATACTTGTATTTCCCATAGGATAAATGCAACAGattactttgaaaattttagtgtGTATACAGTTGGTTTAATAGAAGATATACGTGGAAAaagttttgatttcttttttttcatttcaagaaCCTAAGCATCCTTTAATGTAAGAGAGTGCATATCACCAATTGAATGAAAAGTGGAGGTCTgaagcaaattttgaaaatcaagTAGAGAAGTGTGTGAAATTAGTTATAACAGAAacaagaaatgtaaaaata
It encodes the following:
- the LOC106780062 gene encoding uncharacterized protein LOC106780062 yields the protein MSGSDPSPGRTFIWIITGLLFISIVAGGACLVAYLLLPESETSSSWIPEIGVALVCLPWLFWLLTFFYRVLSRTFGCRVTIGGVGSADVEVACRAKGAANLNRDSSVASHESEMALAKSMAS